In Zingiber officinale cultivar Zhangliang chromosome 1A, Zo_v1.1, whole genome shotgun sequence, the DNA window AGTGGATCTGTGTAGGCCATTAACTAGCAAGACATGGCAGATCAGGTTAATCAACCGACTGTTATTCAGAAAACTGCAGGGCCGCTCCATTTTAGACCCAGGATTTCTCAAGATGCACAGGCTCGCAACCGCAGCTTGTATAGACCTAATTTATATGAAAGACAGTTCATGACAGCAAACCACATTTATGGAGGATTTCAGAAACCATCTATACATGCCTACACTAGCAGCAACCAGTCACCTGCCTTTACATCCGTCTCACCGGTTTTTGCTCATGCTCCTTCGGAAAAAGGGTTTGCAGGCTTTGCAATTGATTTCCTTATGGGGGGAGTTTCTGCTGCAGTTTCCAAATCTGCTGCAGCGCCTATTGAACGTGTGAAACTGCTGATCCAGAACCAAGATGAGATGATCAAGGCTGGTCGTCTCTCTGAACCTTATAAGGGAATTACAGATTGCTTTGGCCGTACAATTAAAGATGAAGGTATTTTATCTCTATGGAGAGGAAACACTGCCAATGTCATTCGTTACTTTCCCACTCAGGTAAATTATGTGCTTATGCTGCATATAAATGCATTAGTTTGAGAAATTTTATTCAGCACATCTTTGAATCTGTCTATTTAGCATGTTGGTTCTTTAAGCATTTAGATACTCATTTTTGCTTTTCATAGATATAAATACTAACAACACATTGGCTATTGATAAATTTGTGTTCAATACCAGATATTCAAGGAAATGTGAATATCATCTTTTATGGTGGTTTACCTTCAGAAAATTTCTaactattagaaaaattttcagcaTCATAGAGATTGAACTAATAAACTGTTGTTTCTATGGGAACTGATAATTTCTTTTATCTGCTCGATTTCATGGCTTTCTTACAAGGAGTTATAGCAACACGATGGTCAGAGAGTCAGTCATAGTGTCCGTTCATCCATTTTAACTTCAACTTAAAATTATGACAGTTTATTACCAAACACTATACAGCAGTGAGCATGATGATGTTTGGAATTTGATTTCTTATGTCTTCTGATATTCTTGAGATTTCTCTCTTTATCTCTCACCTTTTTGTATTATAGAATTTTACTGCTTCTTAACAGAGAATATAATGCTTGGCAGGCTTTgaactttgccttcaaagactACTTCAAGAGGATGTTCAATTTTAAGAAAGATAGAGATGGCTACTGGAAATGGTTTGGTGGCAATCTTGCTTCTGGTGGTGCAGCCGGTGCCTGTTCCTTGTTCTTTGTGTACTCTTTGGACTATGCCCGTACACGTTTAGCAAATGATTCCAAGGCTGCAAAGAAAGGTGGAGAGAGGCAATTCAATGGTCTGGTTGATGTTTACAGAAAGACCTTGCAATCAGACGGCGTTGCTGGACTCTACAGAGGATTCAATATCTCATGCGTGGGGATTATTGTCTACCGTGGTCTTTACTTTGGAATGTACGACTCTTTGAAGCCAGTGGTTCTTACTGGAAATCTGCAGGTAATATTGGGATTTTCATACATTTGGTCAATACTATCCTAGATTTTATCCAGACTAATCTACTACTATTTTGCTCTGAAATTGGATGTGATTTAAACCAGTCTCTCTCCTATGTATAACACTTGAGGTGTTTATTTTGTTCCCGAAGTGAGCCAGAAACCATATGATTTATGCCATTTTCTTCTACTTGCTGTAATCTTACACTGCATCATAATGCCTGCAGGATAGTTTCTTTGCAAGTTTTGCCCTGGGTTGGCTGATCACCAATGGTGCTGGCCTCGCTTCTTATCCCATCGACACTGTCCGAAGAAGAATGATGATGACCTCCGGTGAAGCCGTCAAGTACAAGAGCTCTTTGGACGCCTTCTCTCAAATACTGAAGAACGAAGGCCCCAAGTCCCTGTTCAAGGGTGCCGGTGCCAACATCCTCCGGGCCGTCGCCGGTGCTGGTGTGCTTGCAGGCTATGACAAGCTGCAGCTGATTGTTTTTGGAAAGAAGTACGGCTCCGGTGGCGCTTAATGTGCCTAGCCACATGCTGCTTTTCTCTCGCAAGCCATTGGTTGCATTCCCAATAATTTTTTAGTTAGCGGGAGATTCTCCCTACGATTTTCTGGAGTTTTGTTCTCCTAACACCTTGATTATGGTTGCTTTGAGGAAATTGCGATGGTGGCGGATAAGGCTGCCATGCATGACTATTTTTCTTGGCCGCATACAAGAGATTAAACTATTATCAATTATTCCTACTTTTCCTGGATAAGTTATTGTTCAGGAATGAATTAATAATAATAGACGTTCTTCCGTCATTCTAATTTAGCAGCAAATTTTGAATGCCGTGGAAATGCTTAATCACTCATTGGTTCGTTTGTTCCAGTGTATTGTATCAGGTTAGAACTTTTGTCCCATTGGTGGGAAGGCATCGACATGAACTTTTGTCTcaatttcttgattttttttttctttcatttgttATCTTTTTTCAATTCACGCTAATTAGGAAGGACATCGGCACAAGGAAGCTGTGGTCAGCATTCCTCAAACGAGCAACGCCACAGtttatacaaattaaaactcTTCCCTTTATCTTCTCTTCCCAGGAGCACACTTGTTGTACGCCTCAGGATTCCTCTTATCCACCGCGCGTGGCCCAGCTGACACCGCTGTGCGTTGGCGCCTCTCCGTCACTATACAAACTGAGCCACTGCTCTCACCTCACCTCACCTTCTCTCGTTCCACGACGGGAAGAAGTAGTTCGAAGGTACGCAACACAGCATTAATTCTCTCTCCTTCAAACTGTCAAGTATTGTTACAAGCTTTTCTTGATTCAATCCTTTTTCTTCTCCAACAGTTTTTATAGTATAACtatgaaatttttttgaaataaattggTGATGAGAGATATCACTTGTCTAAGGTCATAAATCATTCAAATACTATGTGCCAAGGAATAAGAAAACCCAGGTTGTGATGTCCTCTAAACCATGAAAAGGTAATAGATGGCAGTACATGTAAAAACCAAAATAATTGAAAATCAATATGTAGAACATATAAGAATCATATAACAAACTTGTGCAGGATGCAGGATTTGTATATCTTTATAAAGATGTTTTAAATTCTCAATTCCGCTGAAATCTTTCTCCATATTGAAAGAGAACTTTGTTTTCTTAACCAACCTTTACATTCTTAAAATGAAAGAAATAAACAAATAGGTTTGGAGTTGGAAAGTTTTTCTTTAGTCTAGAGAATGATTAATTCTCTTTTAGTTGTGAATTCTTATTTGATAAATTACACAATTATCATTTAGATATAGGTACTGAATACTTTTTTCTCGTTCTCTCGGGGTGGTGCGATgattaagacatggggtgttgccacatgagcgagcgaatcgccttttgccacatgaataCTTTTTTCTCAAGAAAATAAGCTTAATGGCCATAGTTCTATATGTTAGCTGAGAACTTTGTGATTCCCTCAGATGGAAACAAAAATATAAGCaaaggatatatttttttttggaggTCCAGCTCTAATTATTGAAGTATGTTTTGAACTTTAATATTCTTTTGATCTTTTCTTGGGCAACTAAGACTGCATATACTAAACTGGAGCTAAGAAATGAGACACTTATCATCCCTTTTGTGTACTTTCAGGTGTGCTCATAGCAGTCATCTGGGCATAGTCATCCTTCGATCGCAAGAAATTCACTGGAAAGAAAATGGACTTCGTCTATGGACCTGGGAGGAACCACCTCTTTGTTCCAGGACCAGTTAATATTCCTGAGCCAGTGATACGTGCAATGAACAGGAATAATGAGGATTATCGCTCACCTGCAGTGCCTGCATTAACAAAGACTCTTCTAGAGGATGTTAAGAAGATCTTCAAGACGACTATTGGAACACCATTCATTATCCCAACAACAGGTATGCTTTGATCTCGCTTTAGACATATTCGATTTATTACATGCTTAGACTCTTCTGGGTAGGTTTGTGACTTTTGTTCTACTATGTAAGCAGTTTTGCCAATGACAAAATTTCATTTTGGGATCATGCTAACCTTGATGGCCACACAGAACTATGTCAAATAATCTTTAGACATTTATAATTATAACTTGAGCTTTGATTGTTCAAACTTGCAATTTGTTTCTTCTAATGAGGATCTTTGTATCAGGTACTGGGGCTTGGGAGAGTGCACTTACTAATACTTTATCGCCTGGTGATAAGATTGTGACTTTTCTCATTGGACAATTTAGTCttctttggatcgatcaacaaaAGCGCCTTAATTTCGATGTCAATGTTATTGAGAGTGATTGGGGACAAGGTGCCAATCTTGACGTATTGGCTTCTAAACTGCAAACTGATTGGTCTCACTCAATCAAGGCTGTGTGCATTGTTCACAATGAGACAGCAACCGGCGTTACCAACAATTTGGCATTCGTAAGGAAATTGCTTGGTATGTCAAACAATCTAGTAATCAGAATAAAAAGCAAAAAATGCAAATAGAAATGCAGCATATTGCCAGATATTATCTTGATACGCAATATTTGAAATTTCAGTTCTTCAGGATTTCAATTTTACAGTTTTTGTTTCTGATAGATATATTTCCCTCGATGGTTTGAATCTACAGATGAGTACAGGCATCCTGCACTGCTCCTTGTTGATGGAGTCTCATCGATATGTGCTCTCGACTTCCGCATGGATGAGTGGGGAGTCGATGTCGCTTTGACTGGATCACAGAAGGCTCTTTCAATGCCTACTGGGATGGGAATTCTGTGTGCCAGTCCTAAAGCTCTCGAAGCCACTAAGACTGCTAAGTCTCTTAGAGTTTTCTTTGACTGGAATGACTACATAAAGTTCTACAAACTGGGAACTTATTGGCCCTACACACCTTCCATCCAACTGCTATATGGACTTAGAGCTTCCCTTGATCTCATATTCGAAGAGGGTCTTGACAATGTGATAGCCCGGCACAACCGGCTCGGAAAAGCAACAAGGTAAGCAAATAATAGCTGTTTACAGATTACTGTTCGTGAGCACAAGctaaatcctagcttttgtatcAAAAAATTGACAGACTTGCAGTTGAGGCTTGGGGCTTGAAGAACTGCACACAGAAGGAAGAGTGGTTCAGTGATACTGTCACTGCTGTGGTAGTTCCCTCTTACATTAACAGTTCGGATATCGTGAAGAGAGCTTGGGAGAGATACAACTTAAGCTTAGGATTGGGCCTCAACAAAGTAGCAGGCAAAGTGTTCAGGATAGGGCATTTGGGCAACCTTAACGATGTATCCTATCGATTACCTTGCTTCTAAATGT includes these proteins:
- the LOC122038101 gene encoding ADP,ATP carrier protein 1, mitochondrial-like, producing the protein MADQVNQPTVIQKTAGPLHFRPRISQDAQARNRSLYRPNLYERQFMTANHIYGGFQKPSIHAYTSSNQSPAFTSVSPVFAHAPSEKGFAGFAIDFLMGGVSAAVSKSAAAPIERVKLLIQNQDEMIKAGRLSEPYKGITDCFGRTIKDEGILSLWRGNTANVIRYFPTQALNFAFKDYFKRMFNFKKDRDGYWKWFGGNLASGGAAGACSLFFVYSLDYARTRLANDSKAAKKGGERQFNGLVDVYRKTLQSDGVAGLYRGFNISCVGIIVYRGLYFGMYDSLKPVVLTGNLQDSFFASFALGWLITNGAGLASYPIDTVRRRMMMTSGEAVKYKSSLDAFSQILKNEGPKSLFKGAGANILRAVAGAGVLAGYDKLQLIVFGKKYGSGGA
- the LOC122038099 gene encoding serine--glyoxylate aminotransferase-like isoform X1 — protein: MDFVYGPGRNHLFVPGPVNIPEPVIRAMNRNNEDYRSPAVPALTKTLLEDVKKIFKTTIGTPFIIPTTGTGAWESALTNTLSPGDKIVTFLIGQFSLLWIDQQKRLNFDVNVIESDWGQGANLDVLASKLQTDWSHSIKAVCIVHNETATGVTNNLAFVRKLLDEYRHPALLLVDGVSSICALDFRMDEWGVDVALTGSQKALSMPTGMGILCASPKALEATKTAKSLRVFFDWNDYIKFYKLGTYWPYTPSIQLLYGLRASLDLIFEEGLDNVIARHNRLGKATRLAVEAWGLKNCTQKEEWFSDTVTAVVVPSYINSSDIVKRAWERYNLSLGLGLNKVAGKVFRIGHLGNLNDIQLLGCLSGVEMVLRDVGYPVKLGSGVGAAAAYLQNTIPMIPSRI
- the LOC122038099 gene encoding serine--glyoxylate aminotransferase-like isoform X2 is translated as MDFVYGPGRNHLFVPGPVNIPEPVIRAMNRNNEDYRSPAVPALTKTLLEDVKKIFKTTIGTPFIIPTTGTGAWESALTNTLSPGDKIVTFLIGQFSLLWIDQQKRLNFDVNVIESDWGQGANLDVLASKLQTDWSHSIKAVCIVHNETATGVTNNLAFVRKLLDEYRHPALLLVDGVSSICALDFRMDEWGVDVALTGSQKALSMPTGMGILCASPKALEATKTAKSLRVFFDWNDYIKFYKLGTYWPYTPSIQLLYGLRASLDLIFEEGLDNVIARHNRLGKATRLAVEAWGLKNCTQKEEWFSDTVTAVVVPSYINSSDIVKRAWERYNLSLGLGLNKVAGKVFRIGHLGNLNDVSYRLPCF